The following are from one region of the Nicotiana tabacum cultivar K326 chromosome 3, ASM71507v2, whole genome shotgun sequence genome:
- the LOC107823902 gene encoding protein OBERON 3-like, translating to MVENSTESDNKVKENSKSEENTVEGTSFGTLGEKGIQFLGKSVSEMKMVSDAHPSYQELTLSYLCEKGFQERDVFEKVGSSYKGKEVMVLGEDQNEESNNRWVERDFLQLNNESRGNGNSSKRDSVEDEEIEAANREKKPKIETLNLSLALPDVSLSLAGSNRVVPNGGDLPSRLRPSRSVQSLEPSLNNTRTTHSNDFTAASLSCSYSHAFSHNPSCSLTHNSTEYYEHSMGSHRRGSDHIWNCGEGTNGSVHSRFRPIGDGGVALANNYGGSFALGSQVLHKETCNNSVYRTTSSDNISFFPSELPARPRIDGQSGDSRGRGSESLRGLESMDGGRARKISRPERILREIVSESIPLMAQIVQELPDETVESTKEYLRSLIATPERKDELVGLQNRLHRRCDLTNETLAKCHKTQLELFVAIKMGLGSFLSSKKSPPTTELVEIFLLERCRNINCMRVLPVEDCECKICSTKKGFCSECMCPVCLNFDCANNTCSWVGCDACSHWCHAVCGIQRNLIKPGPSFKGPAGTTEMQFYCLGCGHASEMFGFVKDVFTSCAKDWGEETLMKELDCVQKIFQGSEDFKGKELHVKAAELRSKLEKKMISRPDVCNFIFQFFNYADGLSEFPPSNFPDKDFSSQAGPKKDAVALPASTSLAPKSSFYNISSSSGRKDIMMFDERQQKDVKLVEDEWSVKRLKKDDLDSLESIVRIKEAEARMFQTRADDARRDAESFRRVARMKTEKLEEEYSEKLDKLCLQETEERRRKKLEELKVLENSQCDYYKMKMRMQSEISGLLKRMEATKQLLV from the exons atggtggaaaattcAACCGAGTCCGATAACAAGGTAAAAGAGAACAGTAAATCCGAGGAGAATACTGTTGAAGGGACAAGCTTTGGAACATTAGGAGAAAAGGGTATTCAATTTCTTGGGAAATCAGTATCAGAAATGAAAATGGTCAGTGATGCTCATCCTAGCTATCAAGAGTTGACTCTTAGTTACCTTTGTGAGAAGGGATTTCAAGAAAGAGATGTTTTTGAGAAAGTAGGTAGCAGTTATAAAGGGAAAGAAGTGATGGTATTAGGTGAGGATCAGAATGAGGAAAGTAATAACAGATGGGTAGAAAGGGATTTTCTTCAATTGAATAATGAGAGTAGAGGGAATGGGAATTCATCTAAAAGGGATTCTGTTGAGGATGAGGAAATTGAGGCAGCTAATAGAGAGAAGAAACCTAAGATTGAAACCCTTAACCTTTCTTTGGCTTTGCCTGATGTTTCACTCTCTTTAGCTGGCTCAAATAGGGTGGTCCCAAATGGTGGTGATCTTCCTTCTAGGTTGAGGCCTAGTAGGAGTGTACAGTCATTAGAACCATCACTTAACAATACAAGAACCACTCATTCCAATGATTTCACAGCTGCATCATTGTCttgctcctattcccacgccttttcCCACAACCCTAGTTGCTCGCTTACGCATAATTCAACGGAGTATTATGAACATTCCATGGGGAGTCATCGAAGGGGCAGCGATCACATCTGGAATTGTGGAGAAGGAACTAATGGTTCAGTTCATAGCCGGTTTAGGCCAATTGGAGATGGGGGTGTTGCTCTGGCGAATAACTATGGCGGAAGTTTTGCTCTTGGGAGCCAAGTTTTACATAAGGAGACGTGTAATAACAGTGTTTATAGGACTACAAGCTCGGATAACATTTCGTTTTTCCCATCTGAGTTGCCCGCAAGACCAAGAATTGATGGTCAATCGGGCGATTCAAGGGGAAGAGGTTCAGAAAGTCTCAGAGGTTTGGAGAGTATGGATGGAGGACGGGCTCGTAAGATTTCTAGGCCTGAGAGAATCCTTAGAGAAATAGTTTCTGAATCTATTCCTCTTATGGCTCAGATTGTGCAAGAGCTTCCTGATGAAACAGTTGAATCGACAAAGGAATACTTGAGGAGCCTAATTGCAACACCTGAGAGAAAAGACGAATTAGTTGGCCTTCAGAACAGGCTACATAGGAGATGTGATCTTACCAACGAGACTCTCGCAAAGTGTCACAAGACTCAACTGGAGCTTTTTGTTGCAATAAAAATGGGTCTCGGGAGCTTCTTATCTAGCAAAAAGTCCCCACCAACAACTGAACTAGTGGAAATTTTCTTACTTGAAAGGTGTCGAAATATAAACTGCATGAGGGTATTGCCTGTTGAGGATTGTGAATGCAAGATTTGCTCAACAAAGAAGGGATTCTGCAGTGAATGCATGTGTCCGGTTTGTTTGAACTTCGATTGTGCCAATAATACTTGCAGTTGGGTTGGGTGTGATGCGTGTTCACACTGGTGTCATGCTGTTTGTGGTATTCAGAGGAATCTTATAAAGCCAGGTCCAAGCTTCAAAGGGCCTGCCGGGACAACTGAAATGCAATTTTACTGTCTTGGATGTGGTCATGCATCTGAAATGTTTGGATTTGTTAAAGATGTCTTCACGTCTTGTGCAAAAGATTGGGGTGAAGAAACATTGATGAAAGAGCTTGACTGTGTTCAGAAAATCTTCCAAGGGAGTGAAGATTTTAAAGGCAAGGAGTTGCATGTTAAGGCTGCTGAATTGCGTAGTAAGCTAGAGAAAAAGATGATTTCTCGTCCGGATGTCTGCAATTTCATCTTTCAGTTCTTTAATT ACGCAGATGGGCTATCAGAGTTTCCTCCATCCAACTTTCCTGATAAAGACTTTAGTAGTCAAGCTGGTCCCAAAAAAGATGCGGTTGCTCTTCCTGCATCTACCTCGCTTGCTCCCAAATCTTCCTTCTACAACATAAGCTCTTCAAGTGGAAGAAAAGATATTATGATGTTTGATGAGCGTCAGCAGAAAGATGTTAAATTGGTTGAAGACGAATGGTCTGTGAAGCGGCTAAAGAAAGACGATCTTGATAGCTTGGAAAGCATCGTGCGGATCAAAGAAGCAGAAGCGAGGATGTTTCAGACTCGAGCAGATGATGCTCGCCGAGACGCAGAGAGTTTTAGACGGGTGGCTAGAATGAAAACGGAGAAACTGGAGGAAGAATATTCAGAAAAACTTGATAAACTCTGCTTGCAGGAGACCGAGGAAAGGAGGAGGAAAAAGTTGGAAGAGCTTAAAGTATTGGAGAATTCACAATGTGATTACTACAAGATGAAAATGAGAATGCAATCTGAGATATCAGGCTTgctcaaaagaatggaagcaacTAAGCAGCTGTTGGTTTAA